A genomic window from Streptomyces brevispora includes:
- a CDS encoding 3-hydroxyacyl-CoA dehydrogenase NAD-binding domain-containing protein, whose amino-acid sequence MNSTTELLKGAAELFPGEVVTQAHVRHLDLPGGAGNFALITLDNGLDHTKPTTFGPQSLANLNAAVDQVEKEAAEGTITGIGITGKPFIFAVGADLKGVELLKEHKDALAIGKGGHDVFRRLSALAVPTFAYYNGAAMGGGVEVGLHCSYRTVSKALPAFSLPEVFLGLVPGWGGCALLPNLIGADRAVTVIIENSLNQNRQLKGKQVFELGIADALFEGADFLEQSLIWTANVLNGTVTVERPEIDRGDAWDRAVARGRAIADSKVHGAAPAAYRALEIIAAAKDGDLGAGFDAEDRALADLIMGGELRSGIYSFNLVQKRAKRPAGAPDKALARPVTKVGVVGAGLMASQLALLFLRRLEVPVVLTDIDQARVDKGVGYVHAEIEKLLGKGRINQDKANRLTALVSGVLDKAEGFSDADFIIEAVFEEIGVKQQVFAEVEAVAPAHAILATNTSSLSVTEMASKLKNPERVVGFHFFNPVAILPLLEIVRGEQTDDASLATAFGVARKLKKTAVLVKDAPAFVVNRILTRFMGEIQNVIDEGTPVEVAEKAIEPFGLPMSPLVLLELVGPAIGLHVSETLNRAFPDRFTVSANLAAVVKAGKRGFYVYDSGKPELDPEVAALLQQGDSVLSEEQVRDRVLDAVAQEIGLMLDEGVVAEAQDIDLCLITGAGWPFHLGGITPYLDREGVSERVNGKKFLARGVASVPA is encoded by the coding sequence GTGAACTCCACCACCGAGCTTCTGAAGGGTGCGGCCGAGCTGTTCCCCGGCGAGGTCGTCACCCAGGCGCACGTACGCCACCTCGACCTTCCGGGCGGAGCGGGCAACTTCGCCCTCATCACCCTGGACAACGGCCTGGACCACACCAAGCCGACCACCTTCGGCCCCCAGTCGCTGGCGAACCTGAACGCCGCCGTCGACCAGGTCGAGAAGGAGGCGGCCGAGGGCACGATCACCGGCATCGGCATCACCGGCAAGCCGTTCATCTTCGCGGTCGGCGCCGACCTCAAGGGCGTCGAGCTGCTCAAGGAGCACAAGGACGCGCTGGCCATCGGCAAGGGCGGCCACGACGTCTTCCGCCGGCTCTCCGCTCTCGCGGTCCCCACGTTCGCGTACTACAACGGCGCGGCCATGGGCGGCGGTGTCGAGGTCGGTCTGCACTGCTCGTACCGCACCGTTTCCAAGGCGCTGCCCGCGTTCTCGCTGCCCGAGGTCTTCCTCGGCCTGGTCCCCGGCTGGGGCGGCTGCGCGCTGCTCCCCAACCTGATCGGCGCCGACCGCGCGGTCACGGTGATCATCGAGAACTCGCTCAACCAGAACCGTCAGCTCAAGGGCAAGCAGGTCTTCGAGCTCGGGATCGCCGACGCGCTGTTCGAGGGCGCCGACTTCCTGGAGCAGTCGCTGATCTGGACCGCGAACGTGCTGAACGGCACGGTCACCGTGGAGCGCCCCGAGATCGACCGCGGTGACGCCTGGGACCGGGCCGTCGCGCGTGGCCGGGCCATCGCCGACTCCAAGGTGCACGGCGCCGCCCCGGCCGCGTACCGCGCGCTGGAGATCATCGCCGCGGCCAAGGACGGCGACCTGGGCGCCGGTTTCGACGCCGAGGACCGGGCGCTCGCGGACCTGATCATGGGCGGCGAACTGCGCTCGGGCATCTACTCGTTCAACCTGGTCCAAAAGCGCGCCAAGCGCCCGGCCGGTGCCCCGGACAAGGCCCTGGCCCGTCCGGTCACCAAGGTCGGCGTGGTGGGCGCGGGCCTGATGGCCTCGCAGCTCGCCCTGCTCTTCCTGCGCCGTCTCGAGGTACCGGTCGTCCTGACCGACATCGACCAGGCACGCGTCGACAAGGGTGTGGGCTACGTCCACGCCGAGATCGAGAAGCTGCTCGGCAAGGGCCGCATCAACCAGGACAAGGCCAACCGTCTGACGGCCCTGGTCTCCGGTGTGCTGGACAAGGCGGAGGGCTTCTCCGACGCCGACTTCATCATCGAGGCCGTCTTCGAGGAGATCGGCGTCAAGCAGCAGGTGTTCGCGGAGGTCGAGGCGGTCGCCCCGGCGCACGCGATCCTCGCCACCAACACCTCGTCCCTCTCGGTCACCGAGATGGCGTCGAAGCTGAAGAACCCCGAGCGGGTCGTCGGCTTCCACTTCTTCAACCCGGTCGCGATCCTCCCGCTCCTGGAGATCGTCCGCGGCGAGCAGACCGACGACGCCTCGCTGGCCACGGCGTTCGGTGTCGCCCGCAAGCTGAAGAAGACCGCGGTCCTGGTGAAGGACGCCCCGGCGTTCGTCGTCAACCGGATCCTCACCCGCTTCATGGGCGAGATCCAGAACGTCATCGACGAGGGCACCCCGGTCGAGGTCGCGGAGAAGGCCATCGAGCCGTTCGGCCTGCCGATGTCCCCGCTGGTGCTCCTGGAACTGGTCGGCCCGGCGATCGGCCTGCACGTCTCCGAGACCCTGAACCGCGCCTTCCCGGACCGCTTCACGGTGTCCGCGAACCTGGCGGCCGTGGTCAAGGCAGGCAAGCGCGGCTTCTACGTCTACGACTCCGGCAAGCCGGAGCTGGACCCGGAGGTCGCCGCCCTCCTGCAGCAGGGTGACTCGGTCCTGTCCGAGGAGCAGGTCCGCGACCGCGTCCTGGACGCGGTGGCCCAGGAGATCGGCCTGATGCTGGACGAGGGCGTCGTCGCCGAGGCCCAGGACATCGACCTCTGCCTGATCACCGGCGCGGGCTGGCCCTTCCACCTGGGCGGCATCACGCCGTACCTGGACCGCGAGGGCGTCTCCGAGCGGGTCAACGGGAAGAAGTTCCTGGCGCGGGGCGTGGCGAGCGTTCCGGCATAG
- a CDS encoding helix-turn-helix transcriptional regulator — MSVLLEQPASLVAYRPNKPTAMVVVADPRVRSTVTRHLWALGVRDVIEASSIAEARPRVGNPRDICVADVHLPDGSGLTLLSETRAAGWPNGLALSAADDIGAVRNALAGGVKGYVVTGTRTNIGHPTRPGVAPIGANAARMHRRPPGTPSHPGGYRELSGREVEVLRLVAEGQSNKAIGVSMGLSALTVKSHLARIARKLGTGDRAGMVAVALRTGIIH; from the coding sequence GTGTCCGTTCTCCTCGAGCAGCCCGCAAGCCTGGTCGCCTACCGCCCGAACAAGCCGACGGCCATGGTCGTCGTGGCCGACCCGCGCGTCCGTTCCACCGTCACCCGCCATCTGTGGGCACTCGGAGTACGTGACGTCATCGAGGCGTCGTCCATCGCGGAGGCCCGCCCCCGCGTCGGCAACCCGCGCGACATCTGCGTTGCCGACGTCCATCTGCCCGACGGTTCCGGGCTGACCCTGTTGTCCGAAACCCGAGCCGCCGGCTGGCCGAACGGCCTCGCCCTCTCCGCCGCCGATGACATCGGCGCTGTACGCAACGCCCTCGCGGGCGGCGTCAAGGGCTATGTCGTCACCGGCACCCGTACCAACATCGGCCACCCCACCCGTCCCGGCGTCGCTCCCATCGGCGCCAATGCCGCCCGTATGCACCGCCGTCCCCCCGGCACCCCGAGCCACCCGGGCGGCTACCGCGAACTGTCCGGCCGCGAGGTGGAGGTCCTCCGGCTCGTCGCCGAAGGACAGTCCAACAAGGCCATCGGCGTCTCCATGGGGCTCTCCGCCCTGACCGTCAAGAGCCACCTCGCCCGAATCGCCCGCAAGCTCGGCACCGGAGACCGTGCAGGAATGGTCGCCGTGGCCCTGCGAACGGGCATCATCCACTGA
- a CDS encoding HRDC domain-containing protein — protein sequence MTDAQETAADTSLRTTGGAPPDDVAPAPIPLLEPREGIPPVVASDDALARVIADFAAGSGPVAVDAERASGYRYGQRAYLVQLRREGAGSALIDPVGCPDLSGLGEALRGAEWILHAATQDLPCLREIGMTPTGLFDTELAGRLAGFPRVGLGAMVESVLGYSLEKGHSAVDWSTRPLPDPWLRYAALDVELLIDLRNALEEELDQQGKLEWAQEEFAAIAAAPPAPPRQDPWRRTSGMHKVRRRRQMAVVRELWNTRDEVARRRDISPGKVLGDAAIIEAALALPASLQALTALPGFGHRMGRRQLEQWQAAVDRAKELPDMELPQPGQPLTGPPPPRAWADKDPVAAARLSAARAAVSELAERLHMPQENLITPDTVRRVCWEPPKDPTPDAVGHALAGYGARHWQIEQVAPLLVHALASEA from the coding sequence GTGACCGACGCCCAAGAGACCGCAGCAGACACTTCACTGCGAACCACCGGGGGCGCCCCCCCGGACGACGTCGCCCCGGCGCCGATCCCCTTGCTCGAACCTCGCGAGGGCATTCCGCCGGTGGTGGCCTCCGACGACGCCCTCGCCCGGGTGATCGCGGACTTCGCCGCGGGCTCCGGCCCGGTGGCCGTCGATGCCGAGCGCGCCTCCGGCTACCGCTACGGGCAGCGCGCCTATCTCGTGCAGCTGCGCCGGGAGGGCGCGGGCAGCGCACTCATCGACCCGGTCGGCTGCCCCGACCTGTCCGGGCTGGGCGAGGCGCTGCGCGGAGCCGAGTGGATCCTGCACGCCGCGACCCAGGACCTGCCCTGTCTGCGCGAAATAGGGATGACGCCGACCGGGCTCTTCGACACCGAGCTGGCCGGACGGCTGGCAGGCTTCCCGCGGGTCGGCCTCGGCGCGATGGTCGAGAGCGTGCTCGGCTACTCGCTGGAGAAGGGCCACTCCGCCGTCGACTGGTCCACCCGCCCGCTGCCCGACCCCTGGCTGCGCTACGCGGCGCTCGACGTCGAGCTGCTGATCGACCTGCGCAACGCCCTGGAGGAGGAGCTCGACCAGCAGGGCAAGCTGGAGTGGGCCCAGGAGGAGTTCGCCGCCATCGCCGCGGCGCCGCCCGCTCCCCCGCGCCAGGACCCGTGGCGCCGCACCTCCGGGATGCACAAGGTCCGCCGCCGCCGCCAGATGGCGGTGGTACGGGAACTGTGGAACACCCGCGACGAGGTCGCCCGGCGCCGCGACATCTCGCCCGGCAAGGTGCTCGGCGACGCAGCGATCATCGAGGCCGCCCTGGCGCTCCCGGCCAGTCTCCAGGCGCTGACCGCGCTGCCCGGCTTCGGCCACCGCATGGGCCGGCGGCAGCTGGAGCAGTGGCAGGCCGCCGTCGACCGGGCGAAGGAACTGCCCGACATGGAGCTCCCGCAGCCCGGCCAGCCGCTGACGGGCCCGCCGCCGCCGCGCGCCTGGGCGGACAAGGACCCGGTCGCGGCGGCACGCCTGTCGGCCGCGCGCGCCGCGGTGTCCGAGCTCGCGGAGCGGCTGCACATGCCCCAGGAGAACCTGATCACGCCGGACACGGTGCGCCGGGTGTGCTGGGAACCGCCGAAGGATCCGACGCCGGACGCGGTCGGACACGCGCTCGCCGGATACGGCGCACGGCACTGGCAGATCGAGCAGGTGGCCCCGCTCCTGGTCCACGCGCTGGCTTCGGAGGCCTGA
- a CDS encoding DUF3000 domain-containing protein, translating into MAPAQGHFSDQPDGTDSKDSAEGGSVPPAFRSAVDALRSARLRPELEVESTRPPKRLAPHAYALEAAVVDGEDDLADGRLVLLHDPAGHEAWQGTFRLVTLVRAELEPEMASDPLLPEVCWSWLTGALDARGLGYGEAGGTVTRAGSHYFGSLGSRRPATQIEIRASWTPREGTGGVPDTAGHLMAWGDLLCQIAGLPPSGPADAAVVTLPQRRGPQGP; encoded by the coding sequence ATGGCTCCGGCTCAGGGACACTTCTCCGATCAACCCGATGGCACTGACAGCAAGGACAGTGCGGAGGGTGGTTCCGTCCCGCCCGCTTTCCGTTCGGCGGTGGACGCATTGCGCTCGGCGCGGCTCCGCCCCGAACTGGAGGTGGAGTCGACGCGGCCGCCGAAGCGGCTGGCTCCGCACGCGTACGCGCTGGAGGCGGCCGTCGTCGACGGCGAGGACGATCTCGCCGACGGCCGGCTCGTCCTGCTCCACGACCCGGCCGGGCACGAGGCCTGGCAGGGCACTTTCCGGCTGGTGACCCTCGTCCGCGCCGAGCTGGAGCCCGAGATGGCCTCCGATCCGCTGCTGCCGGAGGTGTGCTGGTCGTGGCTGACCGGGGCACTGGACGCACGCGGCCTCGGTTACGGGGAGGCGGGCGGCACGGTCACCCGGGCGGGCTCGCACTACTTCGGTTCGCTGGGGTCACGCCGTCCGGCGACACAGATCGAGATCCGGGCCTCCTGGACGCCGCGCGAGGGAACCGGCGGGGTGCCGGACACGGCGGGGCACCTGATGGCATGGGGCGACCTGCTGTGCCAGATCGCCGGCCTGCCGCCCTCGGGCCCGGCCGACGCGGCGGTGGTGACGCTGCCGCAGCGGCGCGGACCCCAGGGCCCTTAG
- a CDS encoding FAD-dependent oxidoreductase, giving the protein MTERLVVIGGDAAGMSAASQARRLKGPDELSITAFERGHFTSYSACGIPYWVGGDVERRDDLIARGPEEHRARDIDLRMRTEVTEIDVAGQRVRTLDRDSGETSWTGFDKLVIATGARPVRPALPGMDAAGVHGVQTLDDGQALLDSLDRATGRRAVVVGAGYIGVEMAEAMLKRGFEVTVLNRGEQPMATLDPDMGRLVHDAMDGLGITTVNRSGVTSIRTGPDGRVGAVETAGASYPADVVVLGIGVEPETALARAVGLPVGPHGGLLTDLSMRVVGHDNIWAGGDCVEVLDLVAGRTRHIALGTHANKHGQIIGSNVGGGYGTFPGVVGTAVSKVCDLEIARTGLREKDARAVGLRFVTTTIESTGRAGYYPGARPMTVKMIAEYRTGRLLGVQIVGRDGAAKRVDVAAVALTAGMTVEQMTSLDLGYAPPFSPVWDPVLVAARKTVTALRRAGTA; this is encoded by the coding sequence ATGACGGAACGACTGGTGGTCATCGGTGGGGACGCGGCGGGCATGTCCGCCGCATCCCAGGCGCGCCGGCTCAAGGGTCCGGACGAGCTGAGCATCACCGCCTTCGAGCGGGGCCACTTCACCTCGTACTCCGCCTGCGGCATCCCGTACTGGGTGGGTGGAGACGTCGAGCGGCGGGACGACCTGATCGCGCGCGGACCCGAGGAGCACCGGGCCCGCGACATCGATCTGCGGATGCGCACCGAGGTGACGGAGATCGATGTCGCGGGGCAGCGGGTGCGCACCCTGGACCGGGACTCCGGCGAGACGTCCTGGACCGGATTCGACAAGCTGGTGATCGCGACGGGGGCCAGGCCGGTGCGTCCGGCGCTGCCCGGTATGGACGCGGCCGGGGTGCACGGTGTGCAGACCCTGGACGACGGTCAGGCGCTGCTGGACTCCCTGGACCGGGCGACGGGCCGGCGCGCGGTCGTCGTCGGCGCGGGCTACATCGGTGTCGAGATGGCGGAGGCGATGCTGAAGCGCGGCTTCGAGGTGACCGTGCTCAACCGCGGCGAGCAGCCGATGGCGACGCTCGACCCCGACATGGGGCGCCTCGTCCACGACGCGATGGACGGCCTCGGCATCACCACGGTGAACCGGTCCGGGGTCACCTCGATCCGTACCGGGCCGGACGGCCGGGTCGGTGCCGTGGAGACGGCCGGGGCGTCGTACCCGGCGGATGTGGTGGTGCTCGGCATCGGTGTCGAGCCGGAGACCGCGCTGGCCCGCGCCGTCGGGCTGCCGGTCGGTCCGCACGGCGGGCTGCTCACCGATCTGTCGATGCGGGTCGTCGGCCACGACAACATCTGGGCGGGCGGCGACTGCGTCGAGGTGCTCGATCTGGTGGCGGGCCGCACCCGTCACATCGCGCTGGGCACGCACGCCAACAAGCACGGCCAGATCATCGGGTCGAACGTCGGCGGCGGCTACGGGACGTTCCCCGGGGTGGTGGGCACGGCCGTCAGCAAGGTCTGCGATCTGGAGATCGCCCGCACCGGGCTGCGCGAGAAGGACGCCCGTGCGGTGGGCCTGCGGTTCGTCACGACGACGATCGAGTCGACGGGCCGGGCGGGCTACTACCCCGGCGCGCGGCCCATGACGGTGAAGATGATCGCGGAGTACCGCACCGGGCGGCTGCTGGGCGTCCAGATCGTGGGTCGCGACGGGGCGGCGAAGCGGGTGGACGTCGCGGCGGTGGCGCTCACCGCCGGGATGACGGTCGAGCAGATGACGTCCCTGGACCTGGGGTACGCCCCGCCGTTCTCACCGGTGTGGGACCCGGTGCTGGTGGCGGCCCGCAAGACGGTGACGGCGCTGCGCAGGGCGGGCACCGCCTGA
- the hemE gene encoding uroporphyrinogen decarboxylase: protein MSANDRPSGQQTKTSAAHESAFLKACRREPVPHTPVWFMRQAGRSLPEYLKVREGIPMLDSCMMPELVAEITMQPVRRHKVDAAIYFSDIVVPLKAIGIDLDIKPGIGPVIAEPIRTRADLARLRDLTPEDVWYVTEAMGLLTAELGSTPLIGFAGAPFTLASYLVEGGPSRNHEHTKALMYGDPELWADLLDRLAEITGAFLKVQIEAGASAVQLFDSWVGALAPADYRNSVLPASAKVFDAVAPYGVPRIHFGVGTGELLGLMGEAGADVVGVDWRVPMDEAARRVGPGKALQGNLDPAVLFAPTAAVEAKTQEVLDAAAGLEGHIFNLGHGVMPSMAPDALTRLVEYVHTSTAR, encoded by the coding sequence GTGAGTGCCAACGATCGCCCTTCGGGCCAGCAGACGAAGACCTCCGCCGCCCACGAGTCGGCGTTCCTCAAGGCGTGCCGACGCGAGCCCGTACCGCACACGCCGGTCTGGTTCATGCGCCAGGCGGGGCGTTCGCTGCCCGAGTACCTGAAGGTGCGCGAGGGCATCCCGATGCTCGACTCCTGCATGATGCCGGAGCTCGTCGCCGAGATCACGATGCAGCCCGTGCGCCGCCACAAGGTCGACGCCGCGATCTACTTCAGCGACATCGTCGTCCCCCTCAAGGCCATCGGCATCGACCTCGACATCAAGCCCGGCATCGGACCGGTGATCGCCGAGCCGATCCGCACCCGCGCCGATCTTGCCCGGCTGCGCGACCTCACCCCCGAGGACGTCTGGTACGTCACCGAGGCCATGGGCCTGCTCACCGCCGAACTGGGGTCCACCCCGCTGATCGGCTTCGCGGGCGCCCCGTTCACGCTCGCCAGCTACCTCGTGGAGGGCGGCCCGTCCCGCAACCACGAGCACACCAAGGCCCTGATGTACGGCGACCCGGAACTCTGGGCCGATCTGCTCGACCGCCTCGCCGAGATCACCGGCGCCTTCCTCAAGGTCCAGATCGAGGCCGGCGCCTCCGCCGTGCAGCTCTTCGACTCCTGGGTCGGCGCGCTGGCCCCCGCCGACTACCGAAACTCGGTGCTGCCCGCCTCCGCGAAGGTCTTCGACGCCGTCGCGCCGTACGGGGTGCCCCGCATCCACTTCGGCGTCGGCACCGGCGAGCTGCTCGGCCTGATGGGCGAGGCCGGCGCGGACGTCGTCGGCGTCGACTGGCGGGTCCCGATGGACGAGGCCGCGCGCCGCGTCGGCCCCGGCAAGGCGCTCCAGGGCAACCTCGACCCCGCCGTGCTGTTCGCGCCGACGGCCGCGGTGGAGGCCAAGACCCAGGAGGTGCTGGACGCGGCCGCCGGGCTGGAGGGCCACATCTTCAACCTGGGCCACGGCGTGATGCCGTCGATGGCCCCCGACGCCCTGACGCGCCTCGTCGAGTACGTGCACACGAGCACCGCCCGCTGA
- a CDS encoding thiolase family protein produces MPRTIRDVVFVDGVRTPFGKAGPKGIYHETRADDLVVKAIRELLRRNPDLDPALIDEVAIAATTQIGDQGLTLGRTAGILAGLPQSVPGYSIDRMCAGALTAVTSTAGSIAFGAYDVVVAGGVEHMGRHPMGEGVDPNPRFVSEKLVDESALFMGMTAENLHDRYPTITKQRADAYAVRSQEKAAKAYANGKIQQDLVPVSVRRTNPEAGETGWGLVTADEPMRPGTTMESLAGLKTPFRAHGRVTAGNAAGLNDGATASLLAAEDVARELGLPVRMRLVSYAFTGVEPEVMGYGPIPATEKALAKAGLSISDIGLFEINEAFAVQVLAFLEHYGIADDDARVNQYGGAIAYGHPLASSGVRLMTQLARQFEERPEVRYGLTTMCVGFGMGATVVWENPHFDAAGGSK; encoded by the coding sequence GTGCCTCGTACCATCCGGGACGTCGTCTTCGTCGACGGCGTCCGCACCCCGTTCGGCAAAGCGGGCCCGAAGGGCATCTACCACGAGACCCGCGCCGACGATCTCGTCGTGAAGGCCATCCGGGAGCTGCTGCGCCGCAACCCGGACCTGGACCCCGCGTTGATCGACGAGGTCGCCATCGCCGCGACCACCCAGATCGGCGACCAGGGCCTCACGCTCGGCCGCACCGCCGGGATCCTGGCCGGTCTGCCGCAGTCCGTCCCCGGTTACTCCATCGACCGCATGTGCGCGGGCGCCCTGACCGCCGTCACCTCGACGGCCGGCTCCATCGCCTTCGGCGCGTACGACGTCGTCGTCGCCGGTGGTGTCGAGCACATGGGCCGGCACCCGATGGGCGAGGGTGTGGACCCGAACCCGCGCTTCGTGTCGGAGAAGCTGGTCGACGAGTCCGCCCTGTTCATGGGCATGACCGCCGAGAACCTGCACGACCGGTACCCCACGATCACCAAGCAGCGCGCCGACGCGTACGCGGTGCGTTCGCAGGAGAAGGCCGCCAAGGCGTACGCCAACGGCAAGATCCAGCAGGACCTGGTGCCGGTCTCGGTGCGCCGCACCAACCCGGAGGCCGGTGAGACGGGCTGGGGCCTGGTCACCGCCGACGAGCCGATGCGTCCGGGCACCACGATGGAGTCCCTGGCCGGTCTGAAGACCCCGTTCCGCGCCCACGGCCGCGTGACGGCCGGTAACGCCGCGGGGCTCAACGACGGCGCCACCGCCTCGCTGCTCGCCGCCGAGGACGTCGCCCGCGAGCTGGGCCTCCCGGTCAGGATGCGCCTGGTGTCGTACGCCTTCACGGGCGTCGAGCCCGAGGTCATGGGCTACGGCCCGATCCCGGCGACGGAGAAGGCCCTCGCCAAGGCGGGCCTGTCCATCTCGGACATCGGTCTCTTCGAGATCAACGAGGCGTTCGCCGTGCAGGTGCTCGCCTTCCTGGAGCACTACGGCATCGCCGACGACGACGCGCGCGTCAACCAGTACGGCGGCGCGATCGCGTACGGCCACCCGCTGGCCTCCTCCGGCGTCCGGCTGATGACTCAGCTGGCCCGCCAGTTCGAGGAGCGGCCGGAGGTCCGCTACGGCCTGACGACCATGTGCGTCGGCTTCGGCATGGGCGCCACGGTCGTCTGGGAGAACCCGCACTTCGACGCAGCCGGAGGCAGCAAGTGA